One window from the genome of Malus domestica chromosome 01, GDT2T_hap1 encodes:
- the LOC103430173 gene encoding GCN5-related N-acetyltransferase 8-like, with translation MAAAAPPPPPTPAPEGFNDVPRGSTPMGYPLFSRIRLAHPTDVPHIHKLIQQMAVFERLTDLFVATESSLSSTLFTSPPFQSFTILVLEVSETPFVEHLQCNNSAYPPTIKTHNLDLPIDDAERDLFRSNGGDAVVAGFVLFFPNYSTFLGKPGFYIEDLFVRECYRRKGLGKMLLSAVAKQAVKMGYGRVEWVVLDWNVNAIKFYEEMGAKILQEWRICRLTGDALNAYVNA, from the coding sequence ATGGCCGCCGCCGCGCCGCCACCGCCACCTACCCCAGCCCCAGAGGGCTTCAATGACGTACCCCGAGGCTCCACCCCAATGGGCTACCCACTCTTCTCTCGGATCCGCCTAGCCCACCCCACCGACGTCCCCCACATCCACAAGCTCATCCAGCAGATGGCCGTCTTCGAGCGCCTCACCGACCTCTTCGTCGCCACCGAGTCTTCCCTCTCGTCCAccctcttcacctcccctcccttCCAGTCATTCACCATCTTGGTCCTCGAAGTCTCTGAGACGCCTTTCGTCGAACACCTTCAGTGCAACAACTCGGCCTACCCACCCACCATCAAAACCCACAATCTGGACCTCCCGATCGACGACGCAGAACGCGATTTGTTCAGATCCAACGGCGGGGACGCTGTCGTTGCTGGGTTTGTGCTGTTTTTCCCAAATTACTCCACCTTTTTGGGGAAGCCAGGGTTTTACATAGAGGACCTGTTTGTGAGGGAGTGCTATAGGAGGAAGGGGCTGGGGAAGATGCTGCTTTCAGCGGTGGCGAAGCAGGCGGTGAAGATGGGGTACGGCAGAGTGGAGTGGGTGGTGCTGGACTGGAACGTCAATGCCATCAAGTTTTACGAGGAGATGGGGGCTAAGATTTTGCAGGAGTGGAGGATTTGCAGGCTCACTGGTGACGCTCTCAATGCTTATGTCAATGCCTAA
- the LOC103430084 gene encoding uncharacterized protein: MSDKPPEAPFPLPPSPPPLKQLSPQDWESLIDDFQHGSARQHRWTSAQPILLSLLDQAFSSIAKRDFPLKLHVITFLEEFSDPLFATAIANDAVSGPKVLHRLIETLRALIQTPADGVHITFALKEQMMLSVTSVVVSLDDDVVPISTVESLVELLLTVINRPNHGVDRQARALACECLREMEKARPSLLSEIGGHLWSLCQNERTHAAQSYILLFTTVVHNIVVENLSVSILNTAVPLVPFSSPKNGSGKESLGGLNYKELLRAMGFLLEWPQVLTPCAMVEFLALIMPMAAALELQTSKLKVQFLGMLYSSDPMLCHIVLTMFPRFWDAFDGQEGDIARRLVLLSKESQHHLVFRLLAVHWLLGFGQLVLRREVKKVKTIVDMGLRFYPSVFDPLTLKALKLDLLAFCFVCVDVLKPEKSVSGEDGEVNDKLVVKLFGDGLVCVSAFKWLPPGSTETAVAFRTLHRFLIGASSHSDNDPSTTRSLMDSTIFRNIQGMLVDLMLECRRLVPVVVVLTDRLLGCQKHRWLGERLLQTFDEHLLPKVKLDYSLVSFFPIFNRIAESDTIPPRGLLELLTKFMAFLVGKHGPYTGLRSWSQGSRVLAICRTLLMHHKSSQLFLTLSRLLAFTCLYFPDLEARDNARIYLRLLICMPGKKLRDLLNLGEELSISPSSHSSFNVQAPHFCQSLKKSKTISSYVHLERVIPLLIKQSWSLSLSTLGIGSNDPGYLEGIRDIEPIVEDSDIVDSSNVQITPEVQRIDDNGNVQIIPEDRRIDRPPEPLRMMDSNISEILRTLRTHFSCIPDFRHMPGIKVRLSCSLRFESEPFNRIWGVDSPASGSNELDTLPALYATVLKFSSSAAYGSISSYRIPFLLGEPRSKTNIPDQTTSLAIVPVENGCGKEESYRTPVTIELEPREPTPGLIDVSIGTSAENGQIIRGQLHTITVGIEDMFLKAIVPPGIQKDSVPGYYLDLFSALWEACGTSNTARETFQLKGGKGVTAISGTRSVKLLEVPASSLIQATERYLAPFVVSVIGEPLVTVVKDGGIIRDIIWKDEASDSSLDITSSETNFDRGLLHLTFGDDADERYSHVNTRKRNMGSILILIFLPPRYHLLFQMEVSDVSTVVRIRTDHWPCLAYTDDYLEALFLA; encoded by the exons ATGTCCGATAAGCCACCAGAAGCACCATTTCCGCTACCGCCGTCACCTCCGCCGTTAAAGCAACTCTCTCCCCAAGACTGGGAGTCGCTGATCGACGACTTCCAGCACGGCAGCGCACGCCAGCACAGATGGACCTCCGCTCAGCCGATACTCCTCTCCCTCCTCGACCAAGCCTTCTCATCCATCGCCAAGCGCGACTTTCCCCTCAAGCTCCACGTCATCACCTTCCTCGAGGAGTTCTCCGACCCACTCTTTGCCACCGCCATCGCCAACGACGCCGTTTCCGGACCAAAAGTCCTCCACCGCCTCATCGAAACCCTTCGCGCCCTGATCCAGACACCGGCCGATGGGGTCCACATCACGTTCGCGCTCAAGGAGCAGATGATGCTCTCCGTCACATCCGTCGTCGTCTCTCTCGATGACGACGTGGTACCGATCTCCACCGTCGAATCGTTGGTGGAGCTGCTTTTAACGGTGATCAACCGTCCCAATCATGGCGTCGACCGTCAGGCGCGTGCGCTGGCGTGCGAGTGCCTTCGAGAGATGGAGAAAGCTCGCCCCTCTTTGCTCTCCGAAATCGGCGGACATCTCTGGAGCTTGTGCCAGAACGAGAGGACTCACGCCGCTCAGAGCTACATTCTGTTGTTCACCACCGTCGTTCACAATATCGTTGTCGAAAATCTCAGCGTTTCGATTCTCAATACGGCGGTGCCTTTGGTACCGTTCAGCTCGCCGAAGAACGGGTCGGGTAAGGAGAGCTTGGGTGGTTTGAATTACAAGGAGTTGTTGAGGGCGATGGGTTTTTTGCTGGAATGGCCGCAAGTGTTGACGCCGTGTGCGATGGTTGAGTTCTTGGCTCTGATAATGCCAATGGCGGCAGCATTGGAGCTCCAAACTTCGAAGCTCAAGGTGCAATTTTTAGGGATGCTTTATTCGTCTGATCCTATGCTCTGTCATATCGTTTTGACCATGTTTCCGAGGTTTTGGGACGCATTTGATGGGCAAGAAGGCGACATTGCGAGGCGGCTTGTGCTGCTGTCCAAAGAATCGCAGCACCACTTGGTTTTTCGATTGCTGGCGGTGCATTGGTTGCTGGGTTTTGGTCAGTTGGTGTTGAGAAGGGAAGTAAAGAAAGTGAAGACCATTGTTGATATGGGTTTGAGATTCTATCCGAGTGTGTTCGACCCCCTCACTTTGAAAGCCTTGAAGCTTGACTTGCTTGCATTTTGCTTCGTTTGTGTTGATGTCTTGAAACCAGAGAAGAGTGTTTCGGGCGAGGATGGTGAGGTGAATGATAAGTTGGTGGTGAAGTTGTTTGGAGATGGACTTGTTTGTGTATCAGCATTCAAATGGTTGCCTCCAGGGAGTACTGAAACCGCGGTGGCATTTCGAACTTTGCATAGGTTCTTGATTGGGGCTTCGTCTCATTCAGACAATGATCCTTCTACCACTAGAAGTCTCATGGACTCCACCATTTTTAGGAATATACAG GGGATGCTGGTGGACCTGATGTTGGAGTGTCGGAGATTGGTTCCGGTGGTAGTTGTTTTGACTGATCGTTTGTTGGGTTGTCAAAAGCACCGTTGGTTGGGAGAGCGCCTGCTTCAGACGTTTGATGAGCATTTGCTTCCAAAAGTGAAATTGGATTACAGCTTGGTTTCTTTCTTTCCAATATTTAATAGAATTGCTGAAAGTGATACAATTCCTCCGCGTGGATTGCTAGAGCTTCTTACCAAGTTCATGGCCTTCCTTGTTGGTAAACATGGCCCATATACAGGACTGAGATCATGGTCCCAGGGAAGCAGAGTTCTTGCCATCTGTCGAACCTTGTTGATGCACCACAAGAGCTCTCAATTGTTCCTTACATTGTCTCGCCTTTTGGCATTTACTTGCCTTTACTTTCCTGACTTGGAGGCTCGTGACAATGCAAG GATCTACCTTCGGCTTCTGATCTGCATGCCAGGAAAGAAGCTCAGGGACCTGCTGAATCTTGGGGAAGAACTCAGTATTTCACCGTCTTCACATTCCAGTTTCAATGTCCAGGCTCCTCACTTTTGTCAGAGTCTCAAGAAGTCTAAGACCATCTCCTCATATGTCCACCTTGAGCGAGTAATCCCCCTACTAATCAAACAGTCTTGGTCCTTGTCTTTATCAACTTTGGGTATTGGAAGTAACGATCCTGGTTACTTAGAAGGCATCAGGGACATTGAACCCATAGTAGAGGATAGTGATATTGTTGACAGTAGTAATGTCCAGATTACACCAGAAGTTCAAAGAATTGATGACAATGGTAATGTCCAAATTATCCCAGAAGATCGAAGAATTGATCGACCACCGGAGCCATTGCGTATGATGGATTCAAATATATCAGAGATATTAAGAACATTGAGGACGCATTTCTCATGCATTCCTGATTTTAGACATATGCCAGGAATTAAGGTTAGACTATCATGTAGTTTGAGGTTTGAATCTGAGCCTTTCAATCGAATATGGGGAGTTGATTCCCCTGCCAGTGGTTCGAATGAATTAGATACCCTTCCTGCTCTATATGCAACGGTGCTAAAATTTTCGTCCTCTGCAGCATACGGGTCCATTTCATCATATCGTATACCTTTTCTTCTAGGTGAGCCCCGCAGTAAAACAAATATACCTGATCAGACCACCTCATTAGCTATTGTTCCTGTAGAAAATGGTTGTGGGAAAGAGGAAAGTTATAGAACTCCTGTAACGATTGAATTGGAACCACGGGAACCCACGCCTGGTCTGATTGATGTTTCAATTGGGACAAGTGCTGAAAATGGTCAGATAATCAGGGGACAGCTTCACACTATCACTGTGGGCATAGAGGATATGTTTCTCAAGGCTATTGTACCACCCGGCATCCAGAAAGATTCCGTACCTGGTTATTACTTAGATTTGTTCAGTGCTCTTTGGGAGGCATGTGGCACTTCCAACACTGCACGGGAGACGTTTCAGTTGAAAGGAGGCAAAGGGGTTACCGCTATAAGTGGTACTCGGTCAGTCAAGCTACTAGAAGTCCCTGCATCGTCTTTGATTCAGGCTACTGAGCGCTATTTGGCACCCTTCGTTGTAAGTGTGATTGGTGAACCACTTGTTACTGTCGTAAAGGATGGAGGAATCATTAGGGACATCATCTGGAAGGACGAGGCCTCAGATTCTTCCCTTGACATTACTAGCTCCGAGACCAATTTTGATAGAGGCCTGCTTCATCTTACATTCGGTGACGATGCAGATGAAAGGTACAGTCATGTCAATACCCGCAAAAGAAACATGGGTAGCATACTCATTTTGATATTTCTTCCACCAAGGTATCATCTCCTCTTCCAAATGGAAGTGTCCGATGTTTCAACGGTAGTACGAATTCGAACTGATCACTGGCCGTGCTTAGCTTATACTGATGATTATTTGGAAGCATTATTTTTGGCATAG
- the LOC103429995 gene encoding lysine-specific demethylase ELF6 — MGDVEISNWLEGLPLAPVFRPTHTEFADPIAYISKIEKEASEFGICRIVPPLPKPSKRYVFSNLNKSLLKCPELGSDVNSLEGCSPTRTGSGVGGNDGEARAVFTTRHQELGQSVKSVKGAAVQNPPSGVDKQVWQSGEIYTLEQFETKARAFARSILGSVREVTPLVIEEMFWKAASEKPIYIEYANDVPGSAFEEPMGQFISSHRRRRKRNSYQRSKENSDSKKTEMISSSERTSCNDEVKNASHRNVSDTCSEASKSSTAPEIFSGDETPQSSRQKNPNSCCDMEGTAGWKLSNSPWNLQVIARSPGSLTRFMPDDIPGVTSPMVYIGMLFSWFAWHVEDHELHSMNFLHTGSSKTWYSVPGDYAFAFEELIRTEAFGGNLDRLAALSLLGNKTTLISPEAVVAAGIPCCRLIQNPGEFVVTFPRAYHVGFSHGFNCGEAANFGTPQWLKVAKEAAVRRAAMNYLPMLSHQQLLYLLTMSFVSRVPRSLLPGVRSSRRRDRQKEEKELSVKKAFIEDILKENNALSVLLGKESSYHAVLWNHDLLPYTSKDSVTPSGGAPVDMNPKEDATHIQCGNYDDQNILIDEMRLYMENMNDLYLGSDDLSQDFQVDSGTLACVACGILGFPFMSVVQPSEKASKKLQTENFMAQGSPGVSGLEKSHSFPDCHTSVKGNVTEEDLVSVPNVTPPSNAPLIPSTAKLKKGWNTVNKFLRPRSFCLDHAVEIVDLLQCKGGANMLVICHSDYQKIKAPAAAIAEEIGCPFKYNEVPLDIASKEDLNLIELAVDDERDECGEDWTSMLGINLRYCVKVRKNSSSKQVQHALTLGGLFSKQSPSSDFLAVTWQSRRSRSKKLNHPADCTPCENVEEKDEVVGRRSDGTSIKREEKIIQYSRRKSKPKAGSSSGTGRVFGHPGTGVECSKESRMATESNICGIGNSTSSGAKLDFSASSGMSEMYPVVQMSEAATDISLYSTSTQVSETLTAGSVEAQVENHSFEERNMKGNGCKLASRDDSDMQDGMRILEEAHENKSATPPVIAADESVPMQIEEQKMEKFNNTSDNCNLVSEGQSQVLAHQNALMDDVSVLAETTNLCASDSIVTSSEPQMVNTVLEKSCMSNEICDSMILDEVQQEIRTTNRSKDKTPVSCSSHNDEDLSNDVSLVCKLEEEIKSPKGGNEEPSLSGRQMKEPSPASVEATSGVPIELCAAADFCSVPVSHSEEFVTADRSEEEYVSTSVTQMEVTQPCISMEEFSEVPRGGSSVEGTDDGVNNSDALFQQEVQTTNGAIEAPILSLFIKTELQPTPGLVEEFEVPGVTCATDNIIGSMALDGEEWKNRPTNGNEELISCQDTSKCQPSPFIQTYSRAKRKASAAQDLRNGGKVCSSQHDKEMENIGSSSAVAPRLENPAPSPEMRRKRKRGLEQVIDDNLDSNGFIRGPCEGLRPRAGKDATSRNEMDNIYEEVEEKPVTKKVKKPSDVHVPPKKEQARKSHRCDIESCRMRFATKAELMLHKRNRCPHEGCGKRFSSHKYAVSHSRVHDDDRPLKCPWKGCSMSFKWAWARTEHIRVHTGERPYQCKVEGCGLFFRFVSDYSRHRRKTGHYVS, encoded by the exons ATGGGGGATGTTGAAATATCCAATTGGCTCGAAGGGTTGCCATTGGCACCGGTCTTTCGGCCGACGCATACTGAATTCGCTGACCCGATTGCTTATATATCGAAAATCGAAAAGGAAGCTAGTGAATTTGGTATTTGCAGGATTGTCCCACCATTGCCAAAACCCTCAAAAAGATATGTTTTTAGCAACTTGAATAAGTCCCTCTTGAAGTGTCCGGAATTGGGTAGTGATGTAAATTCGTTAGAGGGTTGTTCTCCAACGAGAACGGGTTCTGGGGTTGGTGGTAATGATGGGGAGGCCAGGGCAGTTTTCACTACAAGGCACCAAGAATTGGGGCAGAGTGTGAAAAGTGTGAAAGGGGCAGCAGTTCAGAATCCGCCATCGGGTGTAGATAAGCAAGTGTGGCAAAGTGGGGAAATTTATACTTTGGAGCAGTTTGAAACTAAGGCTAGGGCTTTTGCAAGGAGCATACTAGGATCAGTTAGGGAGGTTACTCCATTGGTTATAGAGGAAATGTTTTGGAAGGCGGCTTCTGAAAAGCCAATATATATTGAGTATGCAAATGATGTGCCTGGGTCTGCTTTTGAAGAGCCAATGGGCCAATTCATCTCTTCTCATAggcggaggaggaagaggaattCCTACCAGAGAAGTAAAGAAAACTCTGATAGCAAGAAAACTGAAATGATTAGTAGCAGCGAAAGAACCTCCTGTAATGATGAAGTTAAGAATGCATCTCATAGGAATGTTTCGGATACATGTTCAGAGGCATCCAAATCATCTACTGCTCCAGAAATATTTTCAGGTGATGAAACTCCCCAATCATCTAGGCAAAAAAATCCCAATTCATGTTGTGATATGGAAGGTACTGCTGGTTGGAAGCTTTCAAACAGTCCTTGGAACTTACAAGTAATTGCACGTTCACCTGGTTCACTTACTCGTTTCATGCCCGATGATATCCCGGGTGTTACTTCTCCTATGGTTTACATTGGCATGTTGTTTAGTTGGTTTGCTTGGCACGTTGAAGATCATGAGCTTCACAGTATGAATTTTCTTCACACTGGATCTTCAAAGACTTGGTATTCTGTTCCAGGTGATTATGCATTTGCTTTTGAGGAACTTATTCGCACTGAGGCGTTTGGTGGTAATCTCGATCGCCTAG CTGCTCTCTCACTATTGGGCAATAAAACAACTTTAATTTCACCTGAGGCTGTTGTTGCAGCAGGGATTCCTTGTTGCAG GTTAATACAGAACCCTGGTGAATTTGTTGTCACTTTTCCAAGGGCTTACCATGTCGGATTCAGCCATG GTTTTAACTGTGGGGAAGCTGCTAACTTTGGAACACCACAATGGCTTAAAGTAGCTAAAGAAGCTGCAGTACGTAGAGCTGCTATGAATTATCTTCCTATGCTCTCCCATCAACAGCTTCTATACCTCTTGACCATGTCTTTTGTTTCGAG GGTGCCAAGGTCCCTACTACCAGGTGTGCGAAGTTCACGTAGGAGAGATcggcaaaaggaagaaaaggagCTGTCGGTAAAGAAGGCTTTTATTGAAGATATATTAAAGGAAAACAATGCGTTATCTGTCCTTCTTGGAAAAGAATCAAGTTACCATGCGGTATTATGGAACCATGATTTACTTCCATATACAAGTAAAGATTCCGTAACACCCAGTGGTGGTGCTCCTGTTGATATGAATCCAAAGGAAGATGCTACCCATATTCAGTGTGGAAATTATGATGATCAGAACATTCTGATTGACGAGATGCGTTTGTATATGGAAAATATGAATGATTTGTATTTGGGAAGTGATGATTTATCACAGGACTTTCAAGTCGACTCAGGCACATTGGCATGCGTGGCTTGTGGAATACTTGGGTTTCCATTTATGTCTGTGGTGCAACCATCTGAGAAAGCATCAAAGAAGCTGCAAACTGAAAATTTTATGGCTCAAGGTTCCCCTGGGGTTTCAGGACTTGAAAAGTCTCATTCGTTTCCAGACTGTCACACATCTGTCAAGGGAAATGTTACAG AAGAGGACCTCGTTTCTGTTCCCAACGTTACGCCACCTTCGAATGCTCCCTTAATTCCTTCCACAGCCAAGCTAAAAAAGGGTTGGAATACTGTTAATAAATTTCTGAGACCAAGGAGTTTCTGCCTTGATCATGCTGTTGAAATTGTGGACCTGTTGCAGTGTAAAGGTGGAGCGAACATGCTTGTAATTTGCCATTCTG ACTATCAAAAAATAAAGGCTCCTGCTGCAGCAATTGCAGAGGAGATTGGTTGCCCCTTTAAGTATAATGAGGTTCCTTTGGATATCGCGTCAAAGGAAGATCTGAATTTGATAGAGCTTGCAGTTGATGATGAACGTGATGAATGTGGAGAAGACTGGACCTCGATGTTGGGTATCAACCTACGGTACTGTGTCAAGGTCAGAAAGAATTCATCCTCAAAGCAAGTCCAGCATGCATTAACATTGGGTGGCTTGTTCTCCAAACAAAGTCCCAGCTCAGATTTTCTAGCCGTCACATGGCAATCAAGAAGATCTCGATCTAAAAAGCTTAATCATCCAGCGGATTGTACACCATGTGAGAACGTTGAGGAAAAGGATGAAGTTGTGGGCAGAAGGTCAGATGGCACCTCTATTAAGAGggaagaaaaaataattcaatatTCAAGACGAAAGTCTAAGCCAAAAGCGGGGAGTTCTTCAGGAACAGGTAGGGTCTTTGGGCACCCTGGTACAGGTGTTGAGTGTAGTAAAGAGAGCAGAATGGCAACAGAAAGTAACATTTGTGGCATTGGGAATTCCACAAGCAGTGGTGCAAAACTTGATTTCTCTGCGTCAAGCGGAATGTCTGAAATGTATCCTGTTGTCCAGATGTCTGAAGCAGCGACGGATATCAGTTTGTACTCTACTTCAACACAAGTTTCAGAAACACTAACTGCTGGTAGTGTTGAGGCACAGGTCGAGAATCACagttttgaagaaagaaacatgaAAGGTAACGGTTGTAAGTTAGCATCAAGGGATGATTCTGATATGCAAGATGGGATGAGGATTCTTGAAGAAGCCCATGAGAACAAGTCTGCTACTCCACCTGTCATTGCAGCTGATGAAAGTGTTCCAATGCAAATAGAGGAGCAGAAAATGGAAAAATTCAACAATACCAGTGACAATTGTAATCTAGTATCAGAAGGGCAGTCCCAAGTTTTGGCTCATCAGAATGCTCTGATGGATGACGTTTCTGTTCTTGCTGAGACAACAAATTTATGTGCTTCTGACTCAATTGTTACAAGTTCTGAGCCACAGATGGTGAATACAGTCCTGGAGAAATCTTGCATGAGCAATGAAATTTGTGATTCCATGATCTTGGATGAAGTGCAGCAAGAAATCCGAACTACCAACAGAAGTAAAGACAAGACGCCAGTTTCATGTAGTTCCCATAATGATGAAGACTTGAGCAATGATGTGTCTTTAGTATGCAAACTGGAAGAAGAAATTAAGAGTCCGAAAGGAGGAAATGAGGAACCCAGTTTAAGTGGAAGACAAATGAAGGAGCCTTCTCCTGCTTCGGTAGAAGCTACTTCTGGAGTTCCAATAGAGCTGTGTGCTGCAGCAGATTTTTGCTCTGTTCCGGTTTCACATAGTGAAGAATTTGTAACTGCAGATAGAAGCGAGGAGGAATATGTCTCGACTTCAGTGACTCAAATGGAAGTAACTCAACCTTGTATCTCAATGGAAGAATTTTCTGAAGTGCCAAGGGGAGGCTCTTCTGTGGAAGGCACAGATGATGGTGTGAATAATTCAGACGCTCTATTTCAGCAAGAAGTCCAGACTACAAATGGAGCTATAGAGGCACCCATACTTAGTCTCTTCATAAAAACAGAATTGCAGCCCACACCTGGTTTGGTTGAAGAATTTGAGGTTCCCGGAGTGACCTGTGCAACAGATAACATCATTGGTTCTATGGCTTTGGATGGTGAAGAGTGGAAAAACCGTCCCACAAATGGTAATGAGGAACTCATCTCTTGTCAAGATACTTCAAAATGCCAGCCATCTCCTTTTATCCAAACATATTCTAGAGCTAAAAGAAAGGCTAGTGCTGCTCAAGACTTGCGCAATGGTGGTAAAGTTTGCTCATCCCAACATGATAAAGAGATGGAAAACATTGGGTCTTCAAGTGCGGTTGCACCAAGGCTCGAAAACCCTGCACCAAGTCctgaaatgagaagaaaaagaaagagaggattGGAGCAAGTAATAGATGACAACCTCGATTCCAATGGATTTATTAGGGGCCCGTGTGAAGGGTTGAGACCAAGGGCTGGGAAGGATGCAACGAGTAGGAATGAGATGGACAACATTTACGAAGAGGTGGAGGAGAAGCCAGTGACGAAGAAGGTGAAGAAACCTTCAGACGTCCATGTTCCTCCCAAGAAAGAACAAGCAAGGAAGTCTCACAGGTGCGACATAGAAAGCTGCCGCATGAGGTTTGCAACAAAGGCGGAGCTAATGTTGCACAAGCGTAACCGTTGCCCACATGAAGGGTGTGGCAAGAGGTTCAGTTCCCACAAGTACGCAGTGAGTCACAGCCGTGTGCATGACGATGATAGGCCCCTCAAGTGCCCGTGGAAAGGCTGCTCCATGTCGTTCAAGTGGGCATGGGCCCGCACTGAGCACATACGCGTGCACACCGGAGAACGGCCTTACCAGTGCAAGGTTGAGGGATGTGGCCTCTTCTTCCGGTTTGTATCGGATTATAGCCGTCACCGACGGAAAACGGGGCATTACGTGAGCTAA